Proteins encoded by one window of Desulfovibrio ferrophilus:
- a CDS encoding methyl-accepting chemotaxis protein: MRNSIVVKMIGAVALALVLEGIFFYFYLSFDFRQFSAERAEKTKEFIYQEEQYSLRDVVQMAYTMAEKFHEQSLDVESLKMQKAQQLKMIVDSTSSLVTNHYKEMKGVIPAADLKAELKALVSRIRYEGDNYLWINDTGPKMVMHPIKPALDGKDLSDFKDPNGKRLFVEMAKVAKTDAGEGMVDYLWSKPGESEPKLKVSYVKLIPELGWVIGTGAWVEDITGELKQEALEQIGKMRLADGNYLWVNDVHPRMIMHPIKPALNGQDLSDFKDPKGKRLFVEMAQQAKEKGEGFVEYVWGKPGKDGDFPKLSYVKLFKPWGWVIGMGVYMDEVETTVQTEREAFDKAISSLLNNAAFFGGLFVILCIVAMSFFMRQGLKKPLDTVVTYAGHVAQGDLDASMSGNFKGEVLKLKDAIEAMVESLKAKMGEAEAKSEEAAKEAERARVAMGEAEAAQRKAETAKQEGMLAAAGTLDSIVARVSTASEEMSAQAEEINNGTSQQKQRISETATAMEEMNATVLEVARNASSAAENAEAAKSKAVEGRDVVAKSIEAISTIHEMAMILKDDMDQLGGQAEAIGQIMTTITDIADQTNLLALNAAIEAARAGDAGRGFAVVADEVRKLAEKTMSATKEVGDSITAIQESARKNTDNVDKAVTAVERANELADTSGQSLEEIVGLSEGTADQVRNIATASEEQSAASEEINRVVEEIDELSTNISEAMDQSYQALNELAGQASELSGLIQQIKDENS; this comes from the coding sequence ATGAGGAATTCCATCGTCGTCAAGATGATCGGCGCAGTGGCTCTGGCCCTTGTTCTTGAAGGTATCTTCTTCTATTTCTACCTGTCATTCGACTTCCGGCAATTCTCTGCTGAGCGCGCCGAAAAGACGAAGGAATTCATCTATCAGGAAGAACAGTACAGTCTGCGTGATGTCGTGCAAATGGCGTACACCATGGCCGAAAAGTTCCACGAACAATCGCTGGATGTTGAAAGCCTGAAGATGCAAAAGGCCCAGCAATTGAAGATGATTGTGGACTCGACAAGCAGCCTGGTCACCAATCATTACAAGGAAATGAAGGGAGTCATCCCCGCGGCGGATCTGAAGGCCGAACTCAAGGCCCTCGTTTCCAGGATACGCTATGAAGGTGACAATTATCTCTGGATCAATGACACCGGGCCCAAGATGGTCATGCATCCCATCAAGCCGGCCCTCGACGGAAAGGATCTCTCCGATTTCAAGGATCCCAACGGCAAGAGATTGTTCGTTGAAATGGCCAAGGTTGCCAAGACCGATGCCGGAGAAGGCATGGTGGACTACCTGTGGTCCAAGCCCGGAGAAAGTGAACCCAAGCTCAAGGTCTCCTACGTCAAGCTCATTCCGGAATTGGGGTGGGTCATCGGCACCGGCGCCTGGGTCGAGGATATCACAGGAGAACTCAAGCAAGAGGCCCTGGAACAGATTGGCAAGATGCGTCTGGCTGATGGGAACTACCTGTGGGTCAATGACGTCCATCCGCGCATGATCATGCATCCCATCAAGCCTGCCTTGAACGGTCAGGACCTCTCGGACTTCAAGGACCCCAAGGGCAAGAGGCTCTTCGTGGAAATGGCGCAACAGGCAAAGGAAAAGGGCGAAGGTTTTGTTGAATACGTTTGGGGCAAGCCCGGAAAGGACGGAGACTTCCCGAAGCTCTCCTACGTCAAGCTGTTCAAGCCCTGGGGCTGGGTCATCGGCATGGGCGTCTACATGGACGAAGTGGAAACCACAGTCCAGACCGAGCGCGAAGCCTTTGACAAGGCCATCAGCAGCCTGCTGAACAATGCTGCCTTCTTCGGCGGTCTGTTCGTCATCCTGTGTATCGTCGCCATGAGTTTCTTCATGCGCCAGGGCTTGAAGAAGCCTCTGGACACCGTCGTCACCTATGCAGGCCATGTGGCCCAAGGCGACCTGGACGCAAGCATGAGTGGAAACTTCAAGGGTGAAGTGCTGAAGCTCAAGGACGCCATTGAAGCCATGGTGGAAAGCTTGAAGGCCAAGATGGGCGAAGCCGAAGCCAAGAGCGAAGAGGCGGCAAAGGAAGCTGAACGCGCTCGCGTCGCCATGGGCGAGGCCGAAGCGGCCCAGCGCAAGGCAGAAACAGCCAAGCAGGAAGGAATGCTCGCTGCCGCAGGCACCCTGGACAGCATTGTGGCCCGTGTCTCCACAGCCTCGGAGGAAATGTCCGCCCAGGCCGAAGAGATCAACAACGGCACCTCTCAGCAGAAGCAGCGCATCAGCGAAACCGCCACTGCCATGGAAGAGATGAACGCCACGGTTCTCGAAGTGGCTCGCAACGCCTCCAGCGCTGCGGAAAACGCCGAAGCAGCCAAGTCCAAGGCCGTCGAAGGCCGCGACGTGGTGGCCAAGTCCATCGAGGCCATCTCCACCATCCATGAAATGGCAATGATCCTCAAGGACGATATGGACCAGTTGGGTGGGCAGGCCGAAGCTATCGGCCAGATCATGACCACCATTACGGATATTGCAGACCAGACCAACCTTCTGGCACTGAACGCTGCCATCGAGGCAGCACGGGCCGGCGATGCCGGGCGAGGATTCGCGGTTGTTGCGGATGAAGTCCGCAAGCTGGCCGAAAAGACCATGTCCGCAACCAAGGAAGTGGGCGATTCCATCACTGCCATTCAGGAATCCGCACGCAAGAATACTGATAATGTGGACAAGGCTGTAACCGCAGTGGAGCGGGCCAACGAACTGGCCGACACCTCCGGCCAATCCCTGGAGGAAATCGTCGGACTGTCCGAAGGCACTGCCGATCAGGTCCGCAACATCGCCACTGCTTCCGAAGAGCAATCAGCAGCCAGTGAGGAGATCAACAGGGTGGTTGAGGAGATCGACGAGCTGTCGACCAATATCTCCGAAGCCATGGATCAATCCTACCAAGCGCTGAATGAACTCGCCGGACAGGCCAGCGAACTCTCGGGCCTGATCCAGCAGATCAAGGACGAGAACTCATAA
- a CDS encoding glycosyltransferase: MKRVAFVLHESPIRRNAGVELYVLNLAREFQGTGWDVECIYPDPRSPEPLGTVTRDVVEGVAFTAFSVPVKPDLVARFMDDEIGLALAGYLVSSGAQLVHVHHLIGFTGSALTAMANAGLPVVMTVHDAWFCCNQCHFVRWDGQICAEGPPSDELCATCLMERVPNLKAMYPHEAVTKIMRARTAFLTEALAKTDVLLAASWYTRENLLRAGIPEGKIVLAPLGIPGFEPQQPIPRGAGPIRLGYLGNISIKKGLDVLLEAYAGLPRGVAELSVHGAVIQPEWFQMLSGLAEALGVNLYGAYQPLELPGILAGLDAVIIPSREESYSLVVREAFHAGLPVVASRLPAIEEAVDHEINGLLFAPGDAAGLTEALARIVGEPGLLERLGSNVPAVRSISDDRKKLEKLYATVLERSKAEQA, encoded by the coding sequence GTGAAGCGCGTCGCCTTTGTCCTGCATGAATCTCCCATCCGGCGAAATGCCGGAGTCGAACTCTATGTCCTGAACCTGGCCCGTGAGTTTCAAGGCACTGGTTGGGACGTTGAGTGTATCTACCCCGATCCGCGGAGTCCCGAGCCTCTAGGAACGGTGACGAGGGACGTCGTGGAAGGGGTGGCATTCACGGCTTTTTCCGTGCCCGTGAAGCCTGACCTTGTGGCCCGATTTATGGATGATGAAATTGGTCTGGCTCTGGCTGGATATCTGGTGAGCAGCGGGGCGCAGTTGGTGCACGTGCATCATCTCATTGGGTTTACGGGGAGTGCTTTGACGGCAATGGCCAATGCTGGGCTCCCTGTTGTGATGACCGTGCACGATGCCTGGTTCTGCTGCAACCAGTGTCATTTCGTGCGCTGGGATGGTCAGATCTGTGCGGAAGGTCCTCCCAGTGACGAGCTGTGTGCCACTTGCCTGATGGAGCGGGTACCCAATCTGAAGGCCATGTATCCGCATGAGGCTGTGACCAAAATCATGCGGGCGCGAACAGCATTCCTGACCGAAGCCCTGGCGAAAACCGACGTCCTTCTGGCAGCCTCCTGGTACACTCGTGAGAATCTGCTCCGCGCTGGCATCCCGGAAGGCAAGATTGTTCTTGCTCCTCTTGGCATTCCCGGATTTGAACCTCAGCAACCCATCCCCCGAGGGGCAGGGCCGATTCGCTTGGGCTATCTGGGTAACATCTCCATCAAGAAGGGGCTGGATGTCTTGCTGGAGGCCTATGCGGGCCTGCCGCGTGGTGTGGCGGAACTGTCCGTGCACGGGGCCGTGATCCAGCCCGAATGGTTCCAGATGCTGTCGGGGCTGGCAGAAGCTCTGGGTGTGAACCTCTATGGAGCGTATCAGCCGCTGGAACTCCCTGGCATTCTGGCCGGATTGGACGCCGTGATCATCCCCTCTCGCGAGGAGAGCTATTCCCTGGTCGTGCGCGAGGCCTTCCATGCCGGACTGCCGGTTGTGGCTTCCCGGTTGCCAGCCATCGAAGAAGCCGTGGATCATGAGATTAATGGTCTTCTGTTTGCTCCGGGCGATGCTGCAGGCCTGACTGAGGCTCTGGCCCGTATCGTTGGCGAGCCGGGGCTCCTTGAACGCCTGGGTTCCAATGTGCCTGCCGTGCGGAGTATCAGCGACGACCGCAAGAAACTCGAAAAACTCTATGCCACAGTTCTCGAACGTAGCAAGGCGGAGCAGGCCTAA
- a CDS encoding glycosyltransferase family 2 protein: protein MPVRIPEVSVVLPAYNAAASIGLALDGLLAQTHPSFEILVVDDGSTDDTAQIITDYAARDSRVRPLLLGHEGVAEAFNAGIEAALGDFVARMDADDQCLPERLARQAAHLRERPDVGLVACCIRFGGDRQAQAGYARHVDWTNTLTSRDDIALGRFVDAPIANPSVMFRRHLVNDHGGALQGDFPEDYEMWLRWLDRGVIMEKLPSELLIWNDPPSRATRTDPRYAPEAFYRVKARYLARWLAEHNTHHPDVIVMGSGRTTRKRADLLEEYGVRIRAYCDVDPRKIGKIIRGLPVLAREDIPGPDECFALPFVASVGAREDIASHLESLGFVLGQDYIPAA, encoded by the coding sequence ATGCCTGTCCGTATTCCAGAAGTCTCCGTGGTTCTGCCCGCGTATAACGCCGCCGCCAGTATTGGTTTGGCTCTGGATGGTTTGCTTGCGCAGACACATCCATCCTTTGAGATCCTAGTTGTGGACGATGGCTCAACGGACGATACCGCACAAATTATTACCGACTATGCGGCCAGAGACTCACGGGTCCGCCCTTTGCTGCTCGGGCATGAAGGCGTGGCCGAGGCCTTCAACGCAGGGATCGAAGCTGCTCTGGGTGATTTTGTGGCGCGTATGGATGCTGATGACCAGTGCCTGCCCGAACGTCTTGCGCGCCAGGCCGCACATCTGCGCGAGCGCCCGGACGTGGGGCTGGTCGCCTGTTGCATCCGGTTTGGGGGTGATCGACAGGCCCAGGCTGGATATGCCCGGCACGTGGATTGGACCAATACTCTGACCAGTCGTGATGACATTGCTCTGGGCCGATTTGTGGATGCTCCCATTGCCAATCCCTCGGTCATGTTTCGCCGCCATCTGGTGAATGATCACGGCGGGGCCTTGCAAGGTGATTTCCCCGAGGATTACGAGATGTGGCTACGCTGGCTGGACCGTGGCGTTATCATGGAGAAGTTGCCGTCTGAGCTGTTGATCTGGAACGATCCGCCTAGCCGGGCTACACGTACGGACCCGCGCTACGCACCGGAAGCGTTTTACCGGGTCAAGGCACGGTATCTGGCTCGTTGGCTGGCTGAGCACAATACGCATCATCCCGATGTGATCGTCATGGGTTCGGGCCGTACTACGCGCAAGCGAGCTGATTTGTTGGAAGAATATGGAGTGCGCATCCGGGCCTATTGCGATGTGGATCCACGCAAGATTGGCAAGATTATTCGCGGGTTGCCCGTGTTGGCGCGCGAGGACATTCCGGGGCCGGATGAGTGCTTTGCCCTGCCCTTTGTGGCCAGCGTTGGTGCCAGAGAGGATATAGCCAGCCATCTTGAATCGCTCGGTTTTGTCCTTGGGCAGGATTACATTCCGGCAGCGTAG
- a CDS encoding DUF3568 family protein, giving the protein MRKVLAYALVAVSMAFMLSACGAKLEGASSNIITGTVVSEEAGTITEIHAATLKALESLELPISYDKKDNLVAVLQTFTAEGDTIRITISYRTLDVSELRLFSEDKIDSFKMAGLLDEIRNQMSLI; this is encoded by the coding sequence ATGCGCAAAGTTCTTGCATATGCACTGGTTGCCGTGTCCATGGCGTTTATGTTGAGCGCCTGTGGTGCGAAGCTCGAAGGCGCGAGCTCCAATATCATTACCGGTACGGTTGTGTCTGAAGAAGCCGGCACCATTACCGAGATTCATGCGGCAACACTGAAGGCACTGGAGTCTTTGGAGTTGCCTATTTCCTACGATAAGAAGGATAATCTCGTGGCCGTGCTTCAGACCTTCACCGCTGAAGGCGACACCATCCGCATCACGATTTCCTATCGGACGCTGGACGTTTCCGAACTTCGCTTGTTCTCCGAAGACAAGATCGACAGTTTTAAAATGGCTGGTTTGCTGGATGAAATCCGCAATCAGATGTCGTTGATCTAG
- a CDS encoding ATP-binding protein, which translates to MKCSRCKALAQVSLPSHHSGFCPDCFQMFFTRQVERAIHKHKMFSKEDKVLVALSGGKDSLALFMELVKQGYDVTGLHIDLGIPVSSAAARAKVEEFCERVGGELRVVEMEKEGLPIPLVRERIRRPICSMCGKIKRYFFNKVALDEGYTALCTGHNLDDEVGRLFANTLRWDVSYLSDQGPVLPAGGGFASKCRPLFRLTEFETAAYCFFNGIDHHVAPCPYSKGASFTVRKELMNMLESKSPGSKRAFYENFLKQGRPAFAAVEQEEGPALEPCLRCGYPTSAEICGVCRVRDMLE; encoded by the coding sequence ATGAAATGTTCACGCTGCAAGGCGCTGGCACAGGTCTCACTGCCCAGTCATCACAGTGGCTTTTGTCCTGACTGTTTCCAGATGTTCTTCACTCGACAGGTCGAACGAGCCATCCATAAGCACAAGATGTTCTCCAAGGAGGACAAGGTGTTGGTGGCATTGTCCGGTGGTAAGGATTCCCTGGCTCTGTTCATGGAACTGGTGAAGCAGGGCTATGATGTGACCGGTCTGCACATTGATCTGGGTATCCCCGTGTCTTCGGCAGCAGCCAGAGCCAAGGTTGAAGAGTTCTGCGAACGCGTAGGCGGCGAGCTTCGAGTCGTGGAAATGGAGAAGGAAGGGCTACCCATCCCCCTGGTTCGGGAGAGGATTCGCCGTCCCATCTGTTCCATGTGTGGCAAGATCAAACGCTATTTCTTCAATAAGGTTGCGCTGGACGAAGGCTATACTGCTTTGTGTACCGGGCATAACCTGGATGACGAAGTGGGACGCCTGTTTGCCAATACCTTGCGTTGGGATGTGTCGTACCTGTCGGACCAGGGGCCTGTGTTGCCTGCTGGCGGAGGATTTGCTTCCAAGTGCCGTCCGCTCTTCAGGCTGACGGAATTCGAGACGGCGGCCTATTGCTTCTTCAATGGCATTGATCATCATGTGGCTCCGTGCCCCTATTCCAAGGGAGCCAGCTTTACGGTGCGCAAGGAATTGATGAACATGCTGGAGAGCAAGAGTCCGGGCAGCAAGAGGGCTTTCTACGAGAACTTTTTGAAGCAGGGGCGGCCTGCTTTTGCCGCGGTGGAGCAGGAGGAAGGCCCGGCGCTGGAGCCCTGCTTGCGCTGCGGGTACCCGACATCTGCAGAAATTTGCGGAGTTTGCCGGGTGCGGGACATGCTTGAGTAG
- a CDS encoding response regulator: MSQSKVLVVDDEKHIRLLYQEELEAEGYTVATSDGSEDILGLLEREIPDVVVLDIKLGPNLSGLDLLQQIRSREQNLPVILCTAFDSFQHDLKSIAADYYVVKAVDLSELKSKVSAALKNA, encoded by the coding sequence ATGAGCCAGAGCAAGGTTCTTGTCGTTGATGATGAGAAGCACATCCGCCTGCTATACCAGGAAGAACTGGAAGCTGAAGGATACACCGTAGCCACCTCCGATGGCAGCGAGGACATCCTTGGACTTCTGGAGCGCGAAATCCCTGATGTCGTGGTTCTGGATATCAAACTCGGCCCCAACCTGTCCGGGCTTGATCTGCTGCAACAGATTCGCAGTCGTGAGCAGAACCTTCCGGTGATCCTGTGCACCGCCTTCGACAGCTTCCAACATGACCTGAAGTCAATTGCAGCAGATTATTACGTGGTCAAGGCCGTGGATCTTTCGGAACTGAAATCCAAGGTTTCAGCAGCCTTGAAAAATGCCTGA
- a CDS encoding site-2 protease family protein: MFDISESIIRISILAVPFMLAVTCHEVAHGLTSYWFGDPTAKMMGRLTLNPIKHLDPMGSLVFILTAMTGGFIIGWAKPVPINPRYYKNTRLGIIVVSAAGAFVNFVLAGLFLIGFKFLQANPPLADSTMAFFFEPTYLICQFGVIINVILGVFNLLPIPPLDGSKILAELLPPDLAFKYLQLERYGFIILIVLVMSGGLRFVFNPVWQLLMTIL; the protein is encoded by the coding sequence ATGTTCGACATATCTGAAAGCATCATCCGCATCAGCATCCTGGCTGTTCCCTTCATGTTGGCAGTTACCTGCCATGAAGTGGCCCATGGGCTGACCTCATACTGGTTCGGGGACCCCACTGCAAAAATGATGGGACGCCTCACGCTGAACCCCATCAAGCATCTGGACCCCATGGGCTCGCTGGTCTTCATCCTCACAGCCATGACTGGCGGCTTCATCATCGGCTGGGCCAAACCCGTGCCCATCAACCCGCGATACTACAAAAACACTCGCCTCGGGATCATCGTGGTCTCGGCCGCCGGAGCCTTTGTAAACTTCGTGCTGGCGGGGCTCTTCCTGATCGGGTTCAAATTTCTGCAAGCCAACCCGCCGCTGGCCGACAGTACCATGGCGTTCTTCTTTGAACCCACGTATCTGATCTGCCAATTCGGGGTGATCATCAACGTCATTCTGGGCGTTTTCAATCTGCTGCCCATCCCGCCCCTTGACGGCAGCAAGATTCTGGCGGAACTTCTGCCACCGGATCTGGCCTTCAAGTACCTGCAACTCGAACGCTACGGATTCATCATCCTGATCGTCCTTGTGATGAGCGGTGGCCTGCGCTTTGTTTTCAATCCCGTCTGGCAACTGCTGATGACGATCCTGTAA
- the trpS gene encoding tryptophan--tRNA ligase, whose translation MTANNRIVSGMRPTGPLHLGHHFGVLANWLKLQEEYDCYFFVADWHAMTSEYSNPKRIKQFVPELAKDWLAAGLDPNKCVIYQQSQIKEIAELHLLLSMITPLGWLERCPTYKDMKEQLAAKDLNTYGFLGYPVLMTTDIIMFRPGAVPVGEDQLPHLELNREIARRFNYLNCPEDKPFFPEAQAMLTKESKLPGLDGRKMSKSYGNSIALGEDMDSVRKKVMSMLTDTNRMRKTDPGDPGICNLFPYHKIMTDAGHLPEIEKGCRDASWGCVDCKRLLMESMERFLTPIHERRAQYDKDPDLLWDVLNQGNAKARAAAQETMASVRELIGFDF comes from the coding sequence ATGACTGCAAACAATCGCATCGTCTCCGGCATGCGGCCCACGGGCCCGCTGCACCTCGGCCACCATTTCGGCGTGCTCGCCAACTGGCTTAAACTCCAGGAAGAATACGACTGTTATTTTTTCGTGGCTGACTGGCACGCCATGACCAGCGAATATTCAAATCCCAAACGTATCAAGCAGTTCGTGCCCGAACTGGCCAAGGACTGGCTTGCCGCCGGGTTGGATCCCAATAAATGCGTGATCTACCAGCAGTCCCAGATCAAGGAAATCGCGGAGCTGCATTTGCTGTTGTCCATGATTACGCCTCTGGGCTGGCTGGAACGCTGCCCCACCTACAAGGACATGAAGGAGCAACTGGCCGCCAAGGACCTGAATACATACGGTTTCCTGGGCTACCCGGTATTGATGACCACTGACATCATCATGTTCCGTCCCGGAGCCGTGCCCGTGGGTGAAGATCAGTTGCCGCATCTGGAGCTGAACCGCGAGATCGCACGCCGCTTCAACTACCTGAACTGTCCCGAGGACAAGCCCTTCTTCCCCGAGGCTCAGGCCATGCTGACCAAGGAATCCAAACTGCCCGGCTTGGACGGTCGCAAGATGTCCAAGAGCTACGGCAACTCCATCGCCCTTGGCGAGGACATGGACTCCGTCCGCAAGAAGGTCATGAGCATGCTCACGGACACAAACCGCATGCGCAAGACCGACCCCGGCGATCCGGGCATCTGCAACCTGTTCCCGTACCACAAGATCATGACCGATGCCGGGCACCTGCCCGAGATCGAAAAGGGCTGCCGCGACGCCTCCTGGGGCTGCGTGGATTGCAAACGCCTCCTCATGGAGTCCATGGAGCGCTTCCTGACCCCCATCCACGAGCGCCGCGCCCAGTACGACAAGGACCCGGACCTGCTCTGGGACGTGCTGAATCAGGGCAATGCCAAAGCCCGCGCCGCAGCGCAGGAAACCATGGCATCCGTGCGCGAGCTCATCGGCTTCGACTTCTAA
- a CDS encoding FecR family protein — protein MQISVRKLILELLTLPLLAVTSMPDRALALEPAGTVTRIQGAAFVQGQERQRVLSLEASVFEGDVINTGPRARVELVMVDGTVLVLSNSTDFRIEGYEYTPNNSTGRALFKLASGAFRAVTGELTKVARPDFMIQTPLANIGIRGTDFWGGFLNGTVLDVLLISGREVRIENKSGFTTLTEPGQGVTILGPFRAPLPPKFWPKKKVDRALATIDFD, from the coding sequence ATGCAGATTTCCGTACGCAAACTCATCCTGGAGCTACTGACCCTGCCGCTGTTGGCGGTGACTTCCATGCCGGACCGAGCCCTGGCCCTGGAACCCGCCGGGACCGTAACCCGTATCCAGGGGGCTGCCTTCGTTCAAGGGCAGGAGAGACAACGGGTTCTGAGTCTTGAGGCCTCCGTATTCGAGGGCGACGTCATCAACACAGGGCCTAGGGCCAGGGTGGAATTGGTCATGGTTGACGGCACGGTCCTGGTCCTGTCGAACAGCACAGACTTCCGTATTGAAGGCTATGAATACACCCCGAACAACTCAACCGGACGCGCACTATTCAAGCTTGCCTCCGGTGCCTTCCGGGCCGTGACCGGGGAGTTGACCAAGGTTGCTAGACCAGATTTCATGATCCAGACACCGCTGGCCAACATTGGCATCCGGGGAACGGATTTCTGGGGCGGTTTCCTGAACGGAACCGTGCTGGATGTCCTGCTCATCTCCGGACGCGAGGTGCGTATCGAAAATAAATCGGGGTTTACCACACTGACCGAGCCGGGCCAGGGGGTCACCATCCTCGGCCCCTTCCGCGCGCCTCTGCCACCCAAATTCTGGCCCAAGAAAAAAGTCGATCGCGCCTTGGCAACCATCGATTTCGACTAA